The following is a genomic window from Solanum lycopersicum chromosome 6, SLM_r2.1.
tgaaatagaTCACAATTTTAATCGGGAATATATCAAATTGACGAGAACCCTAAATCCATACCAAGACCACAATACAACAGCTAAAGTACTACAATGATAAATCCCCTTTTGCTAaccataaaaatacataaaaatagcaAGACCACTCCAGTTTTCAGTTCATACAACTTTTTGGAAATAGACCACCCTGTtgatataaaggaaaaaatcatGCTAGTGATGCATGTTAAACAATCAACCAACTAAGCCTCAACCCACACTAATTGACATTAGTGAGATGAATCCTCTCTATATTCCGCTTTATTCGAGCTAATTTCACACTAATTCTTAGCTGTTATGATCACAAATTCACAACAACAAAAGCAATCCACTTTGCTAAAAATCACAGTTAGAAAGCCTTGAAAAAAGCAACCTAATTATACCAAAATCAAgtgaaatcaaattcaaatgcGAAGATTATGATCTATACTGCTGAACGCACTTCAAATATCCATAACATGGATCTTTTCACAACACTAATCACGTGGAGAAATATGAAAGGAGAAAATGTACAAACATCAAATTCACATCCCAGACAAATTCGAGAAATGagaaatcaaaatcatatcatAGGATCAAAAGCAGAACACACTAATTATTTCAAttgtactttaaaaaatattacctAGAGAAATATTGGAGCAGAGTATTCTGATTTCTGGATCTCAGATTTTAGAagattttggatttttttcaGTTAGCCCTCACTTCATAAAAATAGGGAGAGAGAGACTGAAAAGGAGCTACTTTTATTGTGTTTTGACTATTTTGATGTTCTTTCGATATACCCGATTCGCCTTTACGGTTTTCTTAGTGCtacttaaattaaattaaatgggactataaaaagaattacatttttttaaaaagaattactgAATGTATATGTTTActttatcaaattatttattatcataagaatttatcttttaagtcacgtcaaaataattttcatctcatcaatgtctatttaatttttagacTCTAAAAAAGAGTCATCTTCGTGATGAGATCATAGACGAAAAACGTGGTAAGCTCAAAACCTGTTCAAGTGATGCACAATGCACACGTGTTCCAAATCTTTCACCTCCATTTGCCACGTGTTTTCGTATCATATTTTGTTTTGGCAAACATATAATTGAAGGCAATCAATAACGAGTACTGTGGATCTACTTGAaaacaaacagaaaaaaaaaagcccaaaagaaagaaaaaatggcATCTAATTTGGGTCCAGCATTTGCTTATACAGTGGTGTATTGTAAAGATGTTGCTAAATCTGTTGCTTTTTATGCTAAAGCTTTCGGCTACAACGTTCGTCGCTTAGACGAAAATCGCAAGTAAGAAATATATATCTAATTAGTTTAGATTTGATTTTACAAGAATTGCTTTTAAGATGTTTTTATGGaaattcatttttgtattttgagcCTTTGCTTTAATTCTCAATACGCACAACATAGTACTAGTTGTTTTAgtttaaataggtaaaaataaaataaaatgatcaaaTCTTAGTATGTGATCGGAGTATTATTTGAATCAAGGTAATTAACTATGAgatcaaaagaaaaaacttgttaaagcttttgaaatttgaatgataccacataaattgagacagaagAATGAACTTATTCGGTTATGGATGGTTGTAGATGGGGAGAATTAGAGAGCGGCGCCACGACAATAGCATTCACACCTGTGCACCAGCACGAGACGGATGACATAACGGGTCACGTCCAGACCCCTCAGTCCCGGGGCGATAGACAACCTATTGAACTTTGTTTCGATTATGTGGACATTGATGCTGCCTACAAGgtattgattaattattatttgaatagGTTACTTTGATTTGTAAATGGAGACTTTAATGTGacgtgtttttatttttttgtgaatatgATTTAGAGGGCAATTGAAAATGGGGCAATGGCTGTGAGCGAACCGGAGGAGAAGAAATGGGGACAGAAAGTTGGATATGTGAGAGACCCAGATGGTAATATAGTCAGATTGGGAAGCCATGTCAAATCGTAAAACATCAAAGCTCCTCGTTTGCTAATTTAGTTCTGTGTACTAAAAATAATCGTGTACTCCTTGTGGTGCGGTAATTCCTTAATAAAAGTTGGGActtgtaagtttttttattgatatattatCTATATTAATATATGGATAATCGAGAAACTGAACTTGAATTTAACTTTATCAAACaattattcaattaaataaaaaagctCAGAAAATATTGAGATTGGTAGATTAGATTCTTCCTGAGTGAGTGAAGAGAGCGTCGAGATGGAAGGTTGGGTACCTGATGAGGCTTTGGGCCCAGGTTTTAAGGTGAGTTATCGCGGGCCTCTGGCTGCCAGGGTCGCATTTGGATCGCTACCCTGGgtcaaattgtatatatgtgTCTACATAGCGTATTtagcgagcgagattgagagaggctGGGTCAAAAATGTGTCTACATAGCGTATTtagcgagcgagattgagagaggcggggtcaaattgtatatatgtgTCTACATATAGCATATTtagcgagcgagattgagagaggcgTGTGAGTGAGGAAGAGAGGAAATtagcgagcgagattgagagaggcgTGTGAGTGAGGAAGAGaggaaatttaatttatattataactatgttaattaattaaagcacgcaatctttttaaaattgaattacatTTGAATGAATTAAGAGAATTGAGTAAATAGATGCTCCagtctttttgttttattaataaGCTTTCTTAAGTCTTTCTGCTTAATTAATAAACGATCGGCTAGATGTGTTGTTTTTCATTAGCTGGTGGAACATGAGGTGGATTGAACCTTACGTTCAAAATACGTTGGAGATTAATTGTAGGTTAgtctctaaaaaaaaatagttctacGCTAAAATAGGTAATCAAACTCGTTCTAGCTAGTTGGACTATACAAATTTAACCCATAAAAAAGTCGTAAATTTTGTAGAAACAACATATTTTAGTATTAAATTAtaatctcattttttattttgtaattatattaatCTCTTAAAAAGTGATacaaattgaatatattattatgtagTTGTATCTcagatatattatataaaagtagCTCAAATACattgaagaaataatttttttaaaggttttaaaaataaaaaaagttataagacCAAATCAAATAAGTTTTGGCTTATTATAGGAAGTTGTCAATGCCTAGCAACAGAACAGTCTTGGCCATACGGGAAAAATACTGGAATGTACGAATATAGGTCGCCTGATCATTGACGGACAGTTTTGGCCATATAGCCAGCGAGTTGCTTTGCTCGACAAACGAACTATAtgagttaaataaaaataagttaaatatgattgatttaactaatattttaaaggaaaaattatataaaatagcaaactaataatctaaattaaatagaatagttagggttt
Proteins encoded in this region:
- the LOC101251387 gene encoding uncharacterized protein → MASNLGPAFAYTVVYCKDVAKSVAFYAKAFGYNVRRLDENRKWGELESGATTIAFTPVHQHETDDITGHVQTPQSRGDRQPIELCFDYVDIDAAYKRAIENGAMAVSEPEEKKWGQKVGYVRDPDGNIVRLGSHVKS